A portion of the Corynebacterium ammoniagenes DSM 20306 genome contains these proteins:
- the purH gene encoding bifunctional phosphoribosylaminoimidazolecarboxamide formyltransferase/IMP cyclohydrolase → MSDDRKQIKRALISVYDKTGLEELARTLDSAGVEIVSTGSTAAKIADLGINVTPVEALTGFPECLEGRVKTLHPRVHAGILADTRKPDHLNQLEELEVEPFQLVVVNLYPFRETVASGADFDGCVEQIDIGGPSMVRAAAKNHPSVAVVVDPARYGDIAEAVAQGGFDLAQRRQLAATAFKHTADYDVAVSGWFAEQLADVSSVSAATDLEGEALRYGENPHQKASVVREGNTGVANAKQLHGKEMSYNNYQDADAAWRAAWDHERPCVAIIKHANPCGIAVSDESIAAAHAAAHACDPMSAFGGVIAVNREVTKEMATQVADIFTEVIIAPSYEDGAVEILQGKKNIRILVAEHEVPAVEVKEISGGRLLQEADVYQAEGDKASTWTLAAGEAASEEKLAELEFAWRAVRSVKSNAILLAHEGATVGVGMGQVNRVDSAKLAVDRANTLADSAERARGSVAASDAFFPFADGLQVLIDAGVSAVVQPGGSIRDEEVIAAAEAAGITMYFTGTRHFAH, encoded by the coding sequence ATGAGTGATGACCGCAAGCAGATCAAACGCGCACTAATTAGCGTGTATGACAAGACTGGGCTCGAAGAGCTCGCTCGCACGCTTGATAGCGCAGGCGTAGAGATTGTGTCCACAGGTTCCACGGCCGCCAAGATTGCTGATCTTGGCATTAATGTCACTCCAGTTGAAGCCCTCACGGGATTCCCAGAGTGCCTCGAGGGCCGCGTGAAGACTTTGCACCCTCGCGTGCACGCAGGTATTTTGGCTGATACTCGCAAGCCAGATCACCTCAATCAGTTGGAAGAACTCGAGGTTGAGCCCTTCCAACTGGTCGTCGTAAACCTTTACCCATTCCGTGAAACTGTTGCTTCTGGCGCAGACTTTGATGGTTGCGTAGAGCAAATTGATATCGGCGGTCCTTCCATGGTCCGTGCGGCAGCAAAGAACCACCCTTCAGTTGCAGTCGTTGTGGATCCTGCGCGCTATGGTGACATCGCCGAGGCAGTTGCGCAGGGTGGATTTGATCTGGCGCAGCGTCGTCAGCTGGCTGCGACTGCCTTTAAGCACACGGCAGACTATGACGTTGCAGTATCTGGTTGGTTCGCAGAGCAGCTTGCCGATGTCTCCTCTGTTTCCGCAGCAACTGACCTAGAAGGGGAGGCTCTGCGCTACGGAGAGAACCCTCACCAGAAGGCTTCTGTCGTTCGCGAGGGCAATACCGGTGTGGCAAATGCGAAGCAGCTGCACGGTAAGGAAATGAGCTACAACAACTACCAGGACGCGGATGCCGCATGGCGCGCTGCTTGGGATCATGAACGTCCATGTGTAGCAATTATTAAGCACGCTAACCCTTGCGGTATCGCTGTTTCTGATGAGTCCATCGCAGCAGCACACGCAGCGGCACACGCCTGTGACCCAATGTCCGCTTTCGGTGGCGTTATTGCGGTCAACCGCGAAGTCACCAAGGAAATGGCAACCCAGGTTGCTGACATCTTCACCGAGGTCATCATCGCACCGTCCTACGAAGATGGTGCCGTCGAGATTTTGCAGGGCAAGAAGAATATTCGCATCCTTGTTGCTGAGCATGAAGTACCAGCAGTAGAGGTCAAAGAAATCTCTGGTGGCCGTCTGCTGCAGGAAGCAGACGTTTACCAGGCTGAGGGCGATAAGGCTTCGACTTGGACTTTGGCTGCCGGCGAAGCTGCATCCGAGGAAAAACTCGCGGAGCTGGAATTCGCTTGGCGCGCAGTACGCTCGGTAAAGTCCAACGCCATCTTGTTGGCGCATGAAGGTGCAACCGTTGGCGTGGGTATGGGCCAGGTCAACCGCGTTGATTCGGCGAAGTTGGCTGTTGACCGCGCGAATACTTTGGCTGATTCCGCAGAGCGTGCTCGCGGTTCCGTCGCAGCATCGGATGCGTTCTTCCCATTCGCCGATGGCTTGCAGGTGCTTATCGATGCCGGCGTTTCCGCCGTTGTCCAGCCCGGCGGCTCCATCCGCGATGAAGAAGTTATTGCTGCTGCTGAAGCAGCCGGTATCACCATGTACTTCACTGGCACCCGCCACTTCGCGCACTAA
- a CDS encoding MFS transporter encodes MSVGSRRALIAAVSGTLIEWYDYALYGAASGLVIAPLFFADVGAGATLAAFATFAVGFIARPLGGVLVGHLGDRYGRRPAMLLTIIVMGLATVGIGLLPTAAAIGTLAPILLVLLRLLQGMGAGAELSGAMTIVAEFAPPQRRGLLTSLVLATPPAGIALATVAFLIASSAGDEALLAWAWRGPFLVSVVLFAVAIFIRRKLEETPEYLEAQSKAAERGEKQKTPIVLLLRHHQRPLIVGFLAMTGHNAINYGLAVFAISLMTSPEVGLGRAAALTAVTIGSLVGVFTTPIGGWAADRFGAGKTVAFGSVMGAILAYPILMGLASGNAWTGGLAVAAGYAFVIAFTSGGQGSFLAGLFPPRERFSGIALARELNGAIVAGFTPLILTWLLGLQGTLLLPALYLSACCILSIFAYAIAPRKIH; translated from the coding sequence ATGAGCGTCGGCTCACGGCGTGCTCTTATCGCCGCGGTATCCGGCACCCTCATCGAGTGGTATGACTACGCCCTTTACGGCGCTGCCTCAGGCTTGGTCATCGCTCCCTTGTTCTTCGCTGATGTCGGCGCGGGCGCTACCCTGGCAGCGTTCGCGACATTCGCGGTCGGCTTTATCGCACGTCCACTCGGCGGCGTCCTCGTCGGCCACCTCGGTGACCGCTATGGCCGTCGACCGGCAATGCTTCTGACTATCATTGTTATGGGTCTTGCCACCGTTGGTATTGGACTGTTGCCAACTGCTGCGGCCATCGGCACGCTAGCACCCATCTTGCTGGTGCTGCTTCGACTGCTTCAGGGAATGGGCGCTGGCGCTGAGCTATCTGGCGCTATGACGATTGTCGCCGAGTTCGCGCCGCCGCAGCGCCGTGGCCTTCTCACCTCTTTGGTGCTCGCCACCCCGCCCGCGGGTATTGCTTTGGCAACGGTTGCATTCCTCATTGCGTCTTCTGCTGGTGATGAAGCACTGCTGGCGTGGGCATGGCGCGGACCTTTCTTGGTTTCTGTAGTTCTCTTTGCCGTCGCGATCTTTATTCGCCGCAAGCTCGAAGAAACTCCTGAGTACCTGGAAGCACAAAGCAAGGCTGCAGAGCGCGGCGAGAAGCAAAAGACTCCAATCGTTTTGCTGCTCCGCCATCATCAGCGCCCGCTAATCGTGGGCTTCCTTGCAATGACGGGCCACAACGCCATCAACTACGGTTTGGCTGTCTTCGCTATTTCGCTCATGACATCCCCCGAAGTGGGCTTGGGTCGCGCCGCAGCGCTCACTGCAGTGACCATTGGTTCGCTGGTCGGTGTATTCACTACGCCAATCGGTGGTTGGGCTGCTGACCGCTTCGGAGCTGGTAAAACAGTGGCTTTCGGTTCTGTCATGGGTGCTATTTTGGCCTATCCCATCCTCATGGGACTGGCATCAGGCAATGCCTGGACAGGTGGCCTAGCTGTTGCAGCGGGCTACGCTTTTGTCATCGCCTTTACCTCAGGCGGACAAGGCTCGTTCCTCGCTGGACTTTTCCCACCGCGCGAACGCTTTAGTGGGATTGCCCTGGCGCGTGAGCTCAATGGCGCGATCGTTGCCGGTTTCACTCCACTGATTTTGACCTGGCTTCTTGGACTCCAAGGAACCTTATTGCTGCCCGCGCTGTACCTCTCTGCGTGCTGCATTCTTTCTATCTTTGCGTACGCAATCGCACCGCGAAAGATTCATTAA
- a CDS encoding S1C family serine protease, producing the protein MNSKDEHSDSSQSYSRGWNQPRGGQPRDDQPPEHTQEIPQQPHGSAQSNPGGPYGASYGASGAAASNAGYDPQVYPAGGYGQQYGQQPVGQSDAAVPPVGGEEGATRTSKSKRTVGLGTALAMMLVAGIGAGGLTGYIVSSNSSSNNGTSVSEILNSQPVNNTNSTGQEAEAGTTEAVAAKVLPAVVSIQVVSSSSASEGSGSIISPDGYVLTNHHVVSAAEQGGIMQVTMNDGSKHDAEFVASDVNTDVAVIKIKDVQDLPFLEFGNSDSLQVGQEVVAVGSPLGLNATVTSGIVSAVDRTVRASQGGGQSSLIDAIQTDAAVNPGNSGGPLVDMSGNLVGMNSMIASLSAGTGGEAGSIGLGFAIPSNFAQRMAQQLIDNGKVVHPMLGVQVDGRDITDGAHVVSVEPGSPAAEAGLAEGDIITRVNERPIEDADSLIASIRGQEFGSVITLEVTREDDDSSREVEVTLPEE; encoded by the coding sequence ATGAATTCCAAAGATGAACACTCCGATTCGTCGCAAAGCTACTCACGCGGCTGGAACCAACCTCGCGGTGGCCAGCCCCGTGATGATCAGCCACCAGAGCACACGCAAGAGATTCCGCAACAGCCACACGGCTCTGCGCAGTCCAATCCGGGTGGTCCCTATGGGGCTTCCTATGGAGCCTCGGGTGCTGCTGCGAGCAACGCCGGCTATGACCCACAGGTATATCCAGCTGGCGGCTATGGACAGCAATATGGACAACAGCCAGTAGGTCAATCCGATGCAGCGGTCCCGCCGGTAGGTGGCGAAGAAGGCGCCACGCGGACATCGAAAAGCAAGCGCACCGTTGGTCTTGGAACCGCTTTGGCCATGATGCTGGTTGCTGGTATTGGCGCCGGCGGGCTAACCGGTTACATCGTCAGCAGCAATAGCTCGAGCAACAATGGCACCTCGGTCAGTGAGATTTTAAATAGCCAACCGGTCAACAACACCAATAGCACGGGGCAAGAGGCCGAAGCCGGCACCACCGAAGCGGTTGCTGCCAAGGTCTTGCCCGCTGTGGTCTCTATTCAGGTAGTGTCCTCCAGCTCGGCCTCGGAAGGCTCCGGCTCAATTATTTCGCCAGATGGCTATGTTCTGACCAACCACCACGTGGTCTCCGCGGCGGAACAAGGCGGCATAATGCAAGTGACCATGAATGACGGCAGCAAGCACGACGCAGAATTTGTCGCCTCAGATGTCAATACTGACGTGGCCGTCATCAAGATTAAAGACGTTCAGGACTTGCCATTTTTGGAATTCGGCAACTCTGACTCCCTGCAAGTAGGCCAAGAGGTCGTAGCCGTTGGTTCACCCCTGGGGCTAAATGCAACGGTAACTTCCGGCATTGTCTCGGCAGTTGACCGCACGGTCCGTGCGTCGCAGGGTGGCGGACAGTCGTCATTGATTGATGCTATTCAAACCGACGCTGCTGTTAACCCCGGCAACTCCGGTGGCCCGCTGGTGGATATGAGCGGCAACTTGGTGGGCATGAACTCGATGATTGCGTCGTTGTCCGCGGGCACCGGTGGAGAAGCCGGATCCATTGGCTTGGGCTTTGCTATTCCGTCTAACTTTGCACAGCGTATGGCGCAGCAACTCATTGATAACGGCAAAGTTGTCCACCCCATGCTGGGAGTGCAGGTCGACGGGCGTGATATTACCGATGGTGCGCACGTGGTCTCCGTGGAACCAGGCAGTCCAGCGGCCGAAGCAGGACTTGCCGAAGGCGACATTATTACTCGGGTCAATGAACGCCCGATTGAAGACGCGGACTCTTTGATTGCGTCTATTCGCGGCCAAGAGTTTGGTTCTGTAATTACCCTCGAGGTTACCCGCGAAGATGACGATTCTTCGCGAGAGGTAGAGGTTACCTTGCCGGAAGAGTAG
- the rpmG gene encoding 50S ribosomal protein L33: protein MARNDIRPIIKLKSTAGTGYTYVTRKNKRNNPDRITLMKFDPVVRKHVEFREER from the coding sequence ATGGCACGTAATGACATCCGTCCAATCATCAAGCTCAAGTCCACTGCGGGTACCGGTTACACCTACGTCACCCGTAAGAACAAGCGCAACAACCCAGATCGCATCACTTTGATGAAGTTCGATCCGGTTGTCCGCAAGCACGTCGAATTCCGCGAGGAGCGATAA
- a CDS encoding GntR family transcriptional regulator: protein MHEQDSSSQAPKSGPIGPRLVEELRNLIVTGEVAPGEVLAELRVAERFGISKTPVREALHLLAAEGLITVLPKKGYLVRPMTSQDLREVTDVRMLLEPHAASEAARLADGEAVARMKALVDLQREASETDPVKAMHYAREFHGAIAVASRNSRISAQLLRCFDETARAHYVIPELQAHMHNDDELAEHEAIMDAISRGDAEAALEATKKHLRTIRSVTTQRLERGSALWQ from the coding sequence ATGCATGAACAAGATTCATCCTCACAGGCGCCGAAATCCGGTCCGATTGGCCCCCGATTAGTAGAAGAGCTGCGCAACTTGATTGTTACGGGCGAGGTGGCACCGGGAGAAGTGTTGGCGGAGCTTCGAGTCGCAGAGAGATTTGGAATCTCTAAAACCCCAGTGCGCGAGGCACTGCACCTGCTTGCTGCGGAAGGGCTTATTACTGTCTTGCCGAAGAAGGGTTATTTGGTACGACCCATGACGAGTCAGGATCTCCGTGAAGTCACGGATGTGCGCATGCTGCTTGAACCGCATGCCGCGAGTGAGGCAGCGCGTTTGGCGGATGGTGAGGCTGTCGCACGGATGAAGGCACTAGTGGATCTGCAGCGCGAGGCATCGGAAACCGATCCAGTCAAGGCGATGCACTATGCCCGTGAATTCCACGGTGCAATAGCGGTGGCCTCTCGGAATAGTCGAATCAGTGCGCAACTACTGCGCTGCTTTGATGAAACGGCGCGGGCGCATTATGTAATCCCCGAATTACAAGCGCATATGCACAACGATGATGAACTTGCTGAGCATGAAGCAATCATGGATGCCATCTCTAGGGGAGACGCGGAGGCAGCGCTCGAAGCGACGAAGAAGCACTTGCGCACCATTCGTTCAGTTACCACGCAGCGCTTGGAACGCGGTTCTGCCCTCTGGCAGTAG
- a CDS encoding alpha-hydroxy acid oxidase: protein MARLKHQLPQIKEILPLMKFKAPTLDRRAARLAAVGNVWDIRKIAKRRTPTPAFDYVDGAAQSETTLNRSRKLFNEIELIPKILHSTPEVDLSTTIAGGPSSLPFGIAPTGFTRFMHSEGEDAGAASAAKAGIPFSLSTMGTRSIEEVAQASEKSKNSKDGSGRRWFQLYLWKDREASRDLLERAQNEGFDTLLVTVDTPVAGQRLRDVRNGMTIPPQLTAKTVLDASYRPEWWFNFLTTDPLTFASLTNTASDLPTLINAMFDPSLSIEDLEWIRSIWPGRLLVKGILTAEDTRRALDAGADGLIVSNHGGRQLDRSPVSIQALTEVRKEAGPGVEIILDSGVMSGSDIVAALGLGADFVLIGRAYLYGLMAGGEEGVDKVIDLLAEEVRNAMLLMGTRTIEDLKNSGQVIAPWLKNDNENIDA from the coding sequence ATGGCACGCCTTAAGCACCAATTACCTCAAATCAAAGAAATTCTTCCGCTGATGAAGTTCAAAGCTCCCACCCTCGATCGCCGCGCCGCACGCCTGGCAGCAGTGGGCAACGTGTGGGATATTCGCAAAATTGCGAAACGTCGCACCCCTACCCCAGCGTTTGATTACGTCGACGGCGCAGCGCAGAGCGAAACGACTCTTAACCGCAGCCGGAAGCTCTTCAATGAGATTGAACTGATCCCTAAGATTCTGCATTCCACGCCAGAGGTAGACCTGTCCACCACGATTGCTGGTGGCCCCTCCTCCCTACCATTCGGTATTGCCCCAACTGGGTTTACCCGATTCATGCATTCCGAGGGCGAGGATGCCGGCGCTGCGTCTGCTGCCAAGGCGGGTATTCCATTCTCACTATCAACCATGGGTACCCGCTCCATCGAGGAAGTAGCTCAAGCATCTGAAAAATCCAAGAACTCCAAAGACGGTAGTGGACGCCGCTGGTTCCAGCTCTACTTGTGGAAAGACCGTGAGGCATCAAGGGATTTGCTGGAGCGCGCACAAAATGAGGGTTTCGATACCTTGCTGGTCACCGTGGATACGCCAGTCGCTGGACAGCGCCTGCGTGATGTCCGCAACGGCATGACTATTCCCCCACAGCTCACGGCAAAGACCGTACTGGACGCGTCTTACCGTCCGGAGTGGTGGTTTAATTTCCTGACCACAGATCCGCTGACCTTCGCGTCTTTGACCAATACCGCTTCTGATCTTCCAACGCTGATCAACGCTATGTTTGACCCGTCGCTTTCCATTGAGGACTTAGAGTGGATTCGCTCAATTTGGCCAGGCCGGTTGCTTGTTAAAGGAATTCTGACTGCAGAAGATACGCGCCGCGCATTAGATGCTGGCGCTGATGGCCTGATTGTGTCCAACCACGGTGGCCGCCAATTGGACCGCAGCCCGGTTTCTATCCAGGCGCTGACCGAGGTGCGCAAGGAAGCCGGTCCCGGTGTAGAAATCATTTTGGACTCGGGCGTGATGTCTGGCTCCGATATCGTCGCGGCTCTTGGCTTGGGCGCTGACTTCGTGCTTATCGGCCGCGCTTACCTCTATGGCCTGATGGCCGGTGGTGAAGAAGGCGTGGACAAGGTGATTGACCTGCTCGCTGAAGAGGTCCGTAATGCGATGTTGCTCATGGGCACCCGCACCATTGAGGATTTGAAGAATTCCGGCCAGGTTATCGCGCCATGGCTCAAGAACGACAACGAGAATATCGACGCCTAA
- the rpmB gene encoding 50S ribosomal protein L28, translating into MSAICQVTGREPSFGKQVSHSHRRTSRRWNPNVQRRRYYLPSEGRTITLNVSTKGIKIIDRDGIESVVAKIRARGEKI; encoded by the coding sequence ATGTCGGCTATTTGCCAGGTAACGGGCCGCGAGCCGAGCTTCGGCAAGCAGGTCTCGCACTCGCACCGCCGCACCTCGCGTCGTTGGAACCCCAACGTGCAGCGTCGTCGGTACTACTTGCCCTCTGAGGGCCGTACCATCACCTTGAATGTTTCCACCAAGGGCATCAAGATCATCGATCGTGACGGAATTGAATCCGTTGTAGCGAAGATCCGAGCACGTGGGGAGAAGATTTAA
- a CDS encoding type B 50S ribosomal protein L31, with translation MKKEIHPDYHPVVFQDAGTGSQFLTKSTATSSRTVQWEDGNEYPLIVVDVTAESHPFWTGAQRVMDTAGRVERFNQRFGAMARRKKKS, from the coding sequence ATGAAGAAAGAAATCCACCCGGATTACCACCCGGTGGTCTTTCAGGATGCTGGTACTGGTAGCCAGTTCCTGACCAAGTCCACCGCCACCTCCTCCCGCACTGTTCAGTGGGAAGATGGCAATGAGTACCCACTGATCGTTGTTGACGTGACCGCTGAGTCCCACCCATTCTGGACTGGTGCACAGCGCGTTATGGATACCGCTGGCCGTGTTGAGCGCTTCAACCAGCGCTTCGGCGCAATGGCTCGCCGCAAGAAGAAGTCATAA
- a CDS encoding TetR/AcrR family transcriptional regulator encodes MAGAVGRPRKNSPRRRGSTAREEILDASSELFTTQGFANTSTHQIAEAVGIRQASLYYHFPSKTEIFLTLLKSTIEPSIELADELASSKSSPELRLWALVAAEARLLLTSGWNVGRLYQLPVANSADFDDFHDQRAQLQKTFSDTAAEIVGPEDPRTDLPFHLALSAMEMRENNGTPPFQHSDSELPSTAVVLADAALRVLQADFPDDREQATLDMIAAKEAKKD; translated from the coding sequence ATGGCTGGTGCGGTTGGACGCCCTCGCAAAAATAGCCCTCGCCGACGCGGTAGCACCGCGCGCGAGGAAATCTTGGATGCTTCCTCGGAGTTATTTACCACCCAGGGCTTTGCCAATACCTCCACGCATCAGATCGCGGAAGCTGTTGGCATCCGACAGGCATCGCTGTATTACCATTTCCCCTCGAAGACGGAAATCTTTCTCACGCTGCTAAAGTCCACCATCGAACCTTCCATTGAGTTGGCTGATGAATTAGCGAGCTCCAAGTCTTCACCAGAGTTGCGCCTGTGGGCCTTGGTTGCGGCCGAAGCACGTCTTTTGCTTACCAGCGGCTGGAATGTTGGCCGCCTTTACCAATTGCCTGTTGCCAACTCCGCTGATTTTGATGATTTTCATGATCAGCGCGCGCAGCTACAGAAAACTTTCAGTGATACTGCGGCCGAAATCGTAGGACCTGAGGATCCGCGCACTGATCTGCCTTTCCACCTCGCGCTCTCCGCCATGGAGATGCGGGAGAATAACGGTACCCCTCCGTTTCAACATTCGGATTCAGAGCTTCCGTCGACCGCAGTCGTGCTTGCCGATGCCGCGTTGCGCGTGCTCCAAGCCGATTTCCCAGATGACCGTGAGCAGGCAACGCTAGACATGATTGCTGCCAAAGAAGCGAAGAAAGACTAG
- the rpsR gene encoding 30S ribosomal protein S18 yields MKRNNQKKFRMEQTRRPKKNPLKAEGIEKVDYKDTKTLRLFISDRGKIRSRRVTGLTPQQQRQVATAVKNAREMALLPFTTR; encoded by the coding sequence ATGAAGCGCAATAACCAGAAGAAGTTCCGGATGGAGCAGACCCGCCGTCCGAAGAAGAACCCATTGAAGGCTGAAGGCATCGAAAAGGTGGACTACAAGGACACCAAGACCCTTCGTCTCTTCATCTCTGACCGCGGTAAGATTCGTTCCCGCCGCGTCACCGGTCTGACCCCGCAGCAGCAGCGTCAGGTTGCTACCGCGGTAAAGAACGCTCGCGAAATGGCTCTCCTGCCGTTCACCACCCGCTAA
- the rpmF gene encoding 50S ribosomal protein L32 yields MATPKFKKSRSNTHHRRSQWKADNVALQEVTIDGQTVRIPRRLVKAAKLGLVDVEQF; encoded by the coding sequence ATGGCAACTCCTAAGTTTAAGAAGTCCCGTTCCAATACCCACCACCGTCGCTCCCAGTGGAAGGCTGACAACGTCGCCCTGCAGGAAGTAACTATCGACGGTCAAACGGTTCGTATCCCACGTCGTCTGGTCAAGGCTGCAAAGCTCGGCCTCGTAGATGTAGAGCAGTTCTAA
- the rpsN gene encoding 30S ribosomal protein S14, whose protein sequence is MAKKSKIAKNEQRKEIVARYAERRAELKAIIKNPNTSDEDRLDAQFELNRQPRDASAARVRNRDAHDGRPRGYLRKFGLSRVRMRGMAHRGELPGVRKSSW, encoded by the coding sequence ATGGCTAAGAAGTCAAAGATCGCCAAGAACGAGCAGCGCAAGGAAATCGTCGCCCGCTACGCGGAGCGTCGCGCTGAGCTCAAGGCAATTATTAAGAACCCGAACACCTCTGACGAGGATCGCCTGGACGCACAGTTCGAGCTGAACCGTCAGCCACGTGACGCATCTGCTGCACGTGTGCGTAACCGCGACGCCCATGATGGACGTCCACGCGGCTACCTCCGTAAGTTCGGCCTGTCCCGTGTCCGTATGCGTGGCATGGCTCACCGTGGTGAGCTGCCAGGCGTCCGCAAGTCCAGCTGGTAA
- a CDS encoding putative nucleotidyltransferase substrate binding domain-containing protein, with the protein MLHSSLRELALQANRCESTAAARGILSEAQDLLRNALRHRESETELTAWFSRLVSDVVRSPAIASPVRLTGAVSRGDAIPSMPITWLGEDEQLLEILESVGLQGRQAEEEFLAWRVDAGYPVGIGGEQQLLDEALSLRPPALKVVNGLPDPDSEVDIESYLLAPIAGIARWAAPSPRPTLDRLEIAIERQLLSPSESQSLAAAWETAVSIAMRRWLANMDGHSTTLDNLPSLDRTAYGAACRLVAQTFAAISARYSQEAPASQEISSAQNLN; encoded by the coding sequence ATGCTGCACTCATCGTTGCGGGAACTTGCCTTACAGGCCAATCGGTGTGAGTCCACCGCCGCTGCCCGCGGGATTTTATCTGAAGCTCAAGATCTTTTGCGCAATGCCCTTCGCCACCGAGAAAGCGAGACGGAACTGACTGCGTGGTTCTCACGCCTAGTTAGTGATGTTGTTCGCTCCCCTGCTATTGCCAGCCCGGTTCGTCTTACAGGAGCAGTTAGCCGCGGGGATGCTATTCCTTCCATGCCGATTACATGGCTCGGCGAGGATGAGCAGCTGCTTGAGATTTTGGAATCAGTGGGCCTGCAGGGTCGCCAGGCCGAGGAAGAATTTCTGGCGTGGCGGGTGGATGCCGGATACCCAGTGGGCATCGGTGGAGAGCAACAGCTTCTCGATGAAGCCTTAAGCCTGCGCCCACCAGCGCTCAAGGTCGTCAATGGCTTGCCTGACCCTGACAGCGAAGTCGATATCGAGTCTTATCTACTTGCTCCCATTGCAGGCATTGCCCGGTGGGCTGCACCCTCTCCGCGACCAACGCTGGACAGATTAGAGATTGCCATCGAAAGGCAGTTGCTCAGCCCGTCGGAGTCACAGTCTTTGGCCGCGGCTTGGGAGACTGCGGTGAGCATCGCGATGCGCCGCTGGCTGGCTAACATGGATGGCCACAGCACCACGTTAGACAATCTTCCCTCACTTGACCGCACGGCCTATGGTGCTGCATGCCGCCTCGTTGCACAGACCTTTGCAGCAATCTCCGCGCGCTACTCGCAAGAAGCACCGGCTTCGCAGGAAATATCTAGCGCGCAAAATCTAAATTAG
- a CDS encoding MogA/MoaB family molybdenum cofactor biosynthesis protein, whose translation MTTDSSPAPGLVHPKTLLEMDEPDDAYLLAAEQQDAPQPYRRALVVLATDHPDELAEENSKLCTELLQEAGFTVDGAITVRLKKSKIRQAIETAVVGGVDLVLTVGGVGVGPRDKVPEATRDVLDQIVPGVAQAVRSSGQACGAVDACTSRGIAGVSGSTVVINLASSRAAVRDGMATVTPLVHHLVDQLQEYSV comes from the coding sequence ATGACAACTGACTCGAGCCCGGCGCCCGGGCTAGTCCACCCGAAGACCCTCCTGGAAATGGATGAACCAGACGACGCGTATTTGCTGGCAGCAGAACAGCAGGATGCTCCTCAGCCTTATCGACGTGCTCTGGTGGTCCTTGCGACCGATCATCCGGATGAACTAGCGGAAGAAAATTCCAAGCTGTGCACCGAGTTATTGCAAGAAGCGGGCTTTACCGTTGATGGTGCTATTACGGTGCGCTTGAAAAAGTCGAAGATCCGCCAAGCCATTGAGACCGCGGTTGTCGGCGGCGTGGATTTAGTTCTTACTGTTGGCGGCGTCGGTGTGGGACCACGCGATAAGGTACCTGAGGCAACGCGTGATGTCTTAGACCAAATCGTTCCCGGTGTTGCGCAAGCCGTCCGCTCGTCCGGTCAGGCGTGTGGCGCAGTTGATGCCTGCACCTCCCGTGGTATCGCTGGTGTGTCAGGGTCCACCGTGGTGATTAACCTTGCGTCATCTCGCGCCGCGGTGCGTGATGGCATGGCTACGGTTACACCGCTGGTGCACCACTTAGTAGACCAGCTGCAGGAATACTCCGTCTAA